Proteins from one Deinococcus fonticola genomic window:
- a CDS encoding GTP-binding protein has product MNLHGFDEHWIPPPVQTNHTPGLKSFTLEADQCLSLWGWQALTERIVTRPGHVLRVKGHLSLDAHPERLLVQAVRDVMTIEPTGQPRDNTCQLVVIGRDLNRSEEREFFARALTFQPSNPLARTGVAAER; this is encoded by the coding sequence ATGAATCTGCATGGTTTCGACGAGCACTGGATCCCCCCGCCCGTGCAGACCAATCACACGCCCGGCCTGAAATCGTTCACGCTGGAAGCCGATCAGTGCCTGTCGCTGTGGGGCTGGCAGGCGCTGACCGAACGCATTGTCACGCGCCCTGGACACGTGCTGCGTGTCAAAGGCCACCTGAGTCTGGACGCCCACCCCGAGCGGCTGCTGGTGCAGGCCGTCCGGGATGTCATGACCATTGAGCCCACCGGCCAACCCCGCGACAACACCTGCCAGCTGGTCGTGATCGGTCGTGACCTGAACCGCAGTGAAGAACGCGAGTTTTTTGCGCGGGCGCTCACTTTTCAGCCGTCAAACCCGCTGGCAAGGACTGGCGTGGCGGCTGAGAGATAA
- a CDS encoding CobW family GTP-binding protein — protein sequence MSDFQDWASIPITVLCGFLGAGKTTLLNHLLRQSEGRKIAVIVNEFGAVNLDASLVVKTDEETIELSNGCICCTLRGDLLQAVDRLLSERKLDYILIESTGIGEPLPIAQSFCLTPEELELDPEIPNLVGRVHVDGMITVVDSHQFFDLWNRQDAIPGDDQDRGFGELLAEQLEFADIVVLNKTDLAKPEDIRQLRELLGITNPRARIIEAAKGQVPAEEVLNVGLFDVEASMQMDAWMEELEQEHTPESEEFGLGTYIYRSDLPFDADRFHEVLVKGLPRNIIRSKGWVNFGDGVATLWNHTGRQLALEQAGMWNDPSQAFSEIVFIGQQLDVQQLEAMLNSALAKEIAEIH from the coding sequence ATGTCAGACTTTCAAGACTGGGCCTCCATTCCCATCACAGTGCTGTGCGGCTTTCTCGGCGCGGGCAAAACCACCCTTCTCAACCACCTGCTGCGGCAAAGCGAGGGCCGCAAAATCGCCGTCATCGTCAACGAATTCGGTGCGGTCAACCTCGACGCCAGTCTGGTCGTCAAGACCGACGAGGAAACTATCGAACTCAGCAACGGCTGCATCTGCTGCACCCTGCGCGGTGACCTGCTGCAAGCCGTGGACAGACTTCTGAGCGAACGGAAACTCGATTACATCCTGATCGAAAGCACCGGTATCGGTGAGCCCCTGCCCATCGCCCAGAGCTTCTGCCTGACCCCCGAGGAACTGGAACTCGACCCTGAAATTCCGAACCTGGTGGGCCGTGTTCACGTGGACGGCATGATCACCGTGGTCGACAGCCACCAGTTCTTCGATCTGTGGAACCGCCAGGACGCCATCCCCGGCGACGACCAGGATCGCGGGTTCGGTGAACTGCTGGCCGAGCAACTGGAATTCGCGGACATCGTGGTGCTGAACAAGACTGATCTGGCGAAGCCCGAGGACATCCGGCAACTCAGGGAACTGCTGGGCATCACCAATCCCCGCGCCCGCATCATCGAGGCCGCGAAAGGGCAGGTGCCGGCCGAGGAAGTCTTGAACGTCGGCCTCTTCGATGTGGAAGCCAGCATGCAGATGGACGCCTGGATGGAGGAACTGGAGCAGGAGCACACGCCCGAAAGCGAGGAGTTCGGTCTGGGGACGTACATTTACCGCAGCGACCTTCCCTTCGATGCCGACCGTTTCCACGAGGTGCTCGTCAAGGGCCTGCCACGCAACATTATTCGCAGCAAAGGGTGGGTCAATTTCGGGGACGGCGTCGCCACCCTGTGGAATCACACCGGGCGGCAACTGGCCCTGGAACAGGCGGGCATGTGGAACGACCCCAGCCAGGCCTTCAGCGAAATCGTGTTTATCGGCCAGCAACTGGATGTTCAGCAACTGGAAGCCATGCTGAACAGCGCCCTGGCAAAGGAAATCGCCGAGATTCACTGA
- the rpmB gene encoding 50S ribosomal protein L28: MSRECYLTGKKNKVVNSVIRRGKARADGGVGRKTTGITRRTQKANLQKKFIRENGQVKRVWFSANALRTLAKGGFSGIELV, encoded by the coding sequence ATGAGTAGAGAATGTTACCTGACAGGCAAGAAGAACAAAGTCGTCAACTCGGTCATTCGCCGGGGGAAAGCCCGTGCCGACGGGGGTGTGGGCCGCAAGACCACCGGCATCACCAGACGCACTCAGAAAGCCAATCTCCAGAAGAAATTTATCCGTGAAAACGGCCAGGTCAAGCGCGTGTGGTTCAGCGCGAACGCCCTGCGTACCCTGGCCAAGGGCGGATTTTCCGGCATTGAACTCGTTTAG
- a CDS encoding DNA repair protein RecN: MTRQARSSKPKSKPPKVTASPRLSQLEVRNLATIPELTLHLGEGFCAFTGETGAGKSIIVDALGLLLGGRANSDLIRTGADDLLVTGFWGEESASRRVSAAGRGNARLDGEVVSVRELQEWAQGRLTIHWQHSAVSLLSPANQRALLDRRVAQEAQAYAAAFTAWREADTRLETLRANERERARQLDLLRFQSQEIAEVAPQPGEEEPLNAELTRLANLHTIASAAAGGLDLLSDGDMNASALLAEAIRALNSGAKYDENTGQLQNELREALEAVQAVVSELRDTAEQSAPDPEQLATVEARLAALNKLRHKYGPTLEDVLEFHAKVEEELSSLEKDEQDAGTLQDEVEALHAELLKVGARLDQAREREAGPLAGQLLAVIRELGMPHARMEFRLSSTPSPTAHGLSDVTLLFNANPGEALAGLADVASGGELSRVMLAISTVLGADTPCVVFDEVDAGIGGTAAQAVAAQLARLAEERQVLVVTHLAQIAARAHHHFKVEKGVENGRTVSRVRLLGEAERLDEIARMLSGNTSEAALTHARELLATR, translated from the coding sequence GTGACCCGTCAGGCCCGCAGTTCGAAACCCAAGTCCAAACCGCCGAAAGTGACCGCCAGCCCGCGCCTCTCGCAACTGGAGGTGCGTAACCTGGCGACCATTCCCGAATTGACGCTGCACCTGGGAGAAGGCTTTTGCGCGTTCACCGGCGAGACCGGCGCGGGCAAAAGCATCATCGTGGACGCACTGGGCCTGCTGCTGGGCGGGCGGGCCAACAGTGACCTGATCCGCACCGGCGCCGATGACCTGCTGGTGACGGGCTTCTGGGGCGAGGAGTCCGCGAGCCGCCGCGTGAGTGCCGCCGGGCGCGGCAATGCCCGGCTGGACGGCGAGGTCGTCAGCGTGCGCGAGTTGCAGGAGTGGGCGCAGGGGCGGCTCACCATTCACTGGCAGCACTCGGCGGTCAGCCTGCTGAGCCCGGCGAACCAGCGGGCGCTGCTGGACCGGCGCGTGGCGCAGGAAGCGCAGGCCTACGCAGCCGCCTTTACAGCGTGGCGGGAAGCCGATACACGCCTGGAAACCCTGCGAGCAAACGAGCGTGAACGGGCGCGGCAACTCGACCTGCTGCGCTTCCAGAGTCAGGAAATCGCGGAGGTGGCCCCGCAGCCCGGCGAGGAAGAACCCCTGAACGCCGAACTGACGCGCCTGGCGAACCTGCACACCATCGCCTCGGCGGCGGCGGGCGGGCTGGACTTGCTGAGCGACGGCGACATGAACGCCTCAGCGCTGCTCGCGGAGGCCATTCGCGCCCTGAACAGCGGCGCGAAGTACGACGAGAACACCGGGCAGTTGCAGAACGAACTGCGCGAGGCGCTGGAAGCCGTGCAGGCGGTGGTGTCCGAGTTGCGCGACACGGCCGAGCAGAGCGCCCCGGATCCCGAGCAACTGGCGACGGTGGAAGCCCGCCTGGCCGCACTGAACAAGTTGCGGCACAAGTACGGCCCGACGCTGGAGGACGTGCTGGAGTTCCACGCAAAAGTCGAGGAGGAACTCTCCAGCCTGGAAAAAGACGAGCAGGACGCCGGCACCCTGCAGGACGAGGTGGAGGCCCTGCACGCCGAACTGCTGAAGGTGGGGGCCAGGCTCGACCAGGCCCGTGAGCGCGAAGCCGGCCCGCTGGCCGGGCAGCTGCTGGCGGTCATCCGGGAACTGGGGATGCCGCACGCCCGCATGGAGTTTCGCCTCTCCTCCACTCCCTCACCCACCGCACACGGCCTGAGCGACGTGACCCTGCTGTTCAACGCCAACCCCGGCGAGGCCCTGGCCGGCCTGGCGGACGTGGCCTCGGGCGGCGAGCTGTCCCGCGTGATGCTGGCCATCAGCACCGTGCTTGGCGCGGACACCCCCTGCGTGGTGTTCGACGAGGTGGACGCCGGCATCGGCGGCACGGCGGCGCAGGCGGTGGCGGCGCAACTGGCGCGCCTGGCCGAGGAAAGGCAGGTGCTGGTGGTGACCCACCTGGCGCAGATCGCGGCCCGTGCCCATCATCATTTCAAGGTGGAAAAAGGGGTCGAGAACGGCCGCACCGTCAGCCGCGTACGCCTGCTGGGCGAAGCCGAGCGCCTGGACGAAATTGCCCGCATGCTCAGCGGCAACACCAGCGAGGCCGCCCTGACCCACGCCCGCGAATTGCTGGCGACGAGATAA